The Henckelia pumila isolate YLH828 chromosome 2, ASM3356847v2, whole genome shotgun sequence genome includes a window with the following:
- the LOC140882725 gene encoding KH domain-containing protein At4g18375-like, translating to MEGNRRNFLNKNSNPQFKRKGAPSGERRHNFPLERFSGNSDFSDTVYRILCYSKKIGSVIGKGGNIVKALREETQATITVTDSIPGSDERVIIICSPSDKPANIQKTKNGDTSGKGDDVRKPHCAAQDALLRVHDRIVKEDLGGAESNNRDDLVVTARLLVSNNTVGCLLGKKGDVIQRLRSETGADIRVSPADHLPVCANSNEELVQISGTPATAKKALYEVSTRLHQNPRKDKPSLSLSSTYASQGSHPSGLEVRDMLRSGDFSWSEHNADVYNLSPVPWRGGHVTRPSKFEPENFDGIGPPHDQETLSEFSMKILCSAEKIGGVIGKGGLNVKVLERETGASVRVENVSKESDERVIRVFSLEALLDQRSQTIDAILQLQNKTCELSEKGTVTTRLLVPSSKVGCILGQGGSIINEMRRRTQADIRVLSKEDKPTCAFDDEELVQICGSFGVARDALTEISLRLRTRCLRDATALVEPTPVRPIPRFDSARNLRGGLPRPSPIGAGSSGRYGHMTGGFRDHESPSYPALPRASSYSVINEDNIIFGGRHDVEFAGRTRAKFHDPYFTGPDFGSSEHVNVSRYMHQMHPSSTGPNNYPQAGVYQSYNSPHGVYSNVSSHMPYQNSNPPSVAYQNIHTQQGSYQNTSAEGSYYY from the exons ATGGAAGGAAACAGGAGAAACTTTCTGAACAAAAATTCTAATCCACAGTTCAAAAGAAAGGGTGCTCCTAGTGGGGAGAGACGCCATAATTTTCCTCTGGAACGATTTTCTGGAAATTCTGATTTTTCGGACACTGTTTATCGAATTCTTTGTTATTCAAAAAAGATTGGCAGTGTTATTGGTAAAGGTGGTAACATAGTGAAAGCCCTCAGAGAAGAGACTCAAGCAACAATTACAGTTACTGATTCTATTCCAGGGTCTGATGAAAGGGTAATAATCATTTGCAGTCCTTCAGATAAACCCGCAAATATACAGAAAACAAAAAATGGTGACACTTCCGGGAAAGGAGACGATGTTAGGAAGCCACACTGTGCGGCACAGGATGCCCTCCTTAGAGTTCACGACAGAATTGTCAAGGAAGACCTTGGTGGAGCAGAAAGCAACAATAGAGATGACCTTGTGGTCACTGCAAGGCTTCTTGTGTCTAATAATACTGTTGGATGCCTGTTAGGAAAAAAAGGAGACGTCATCCAAAGATTACGCAGTGAAACTGGGGCAGATATACGTGTTTCTCCTGCAGATCACCTCCCAGTGTGTGCCAATAGCAATGAAGAATTGGTGCAG ATATCAGGTACACCTGCCACAGCAAAGAAAGCTCTGTATGAAGTATCAACTCGTTTGCATCAGAATCCACGCAAGGATAAGCCTTCTTTGAGTTTATCAAGTACCTATGCTAGTCAAGGATCTCACCCTTCTGGTCTCGAAGTCAGAGATATGCTTCGTTCAGGAGATTTCTCTTGGTCAGAACATAATGCTGATGTTTATAATTTGTCACCTGTGCCATGGAGGGGAGGACACGTGACCAGGCCGTCTAAATTTGAACCTGAAAACTTTGATGGTATTGGTCCTCCACATGATCAGGAAACACTAAGTGAGTTCAGTATGAAAATTCTCTGTTCGGCTGAAAAGATTGGTGGTGTGATCGGAAAGGGAGGATTAAATGTTAAAGTATTGGAACGGGAAACTGGAGCTAGTGTCCGTGTTGAAAACGTGTCTAAAGAGTCCGATGAAAGAGTTATTCGTGTTTTCTCACTTGAG GCTCTTTTGGATCAAAGATCACAGACTATTGACGCCATTCTCCAGCTTCAAAATAAGACCTGCGAATTGTCTGAGAAGGGAACCGTCACCACAAGGCTTCTTGTTCCATCTAGTAAGGTTGGCTGCATTCTTGGACAAGGAGGTAGTATTATCAATGAGATGAGGAGGAGAACTCAAGCAGACATACGTGTTCTTTCCAAGGAAGATAAGCCTACATGTGCATTTGATGATGAAGAGCTTGTGCAG ATATGTGGAAGTTTTGGGGTTGCTAGAGATGCCTTAACTGAGATATCATTAAGACTTAGAACCAGATGTCTTCGTGATGCAACTGCTTTAGTGGAACCTACTCCTGTGAGACCGATCCCAAGATTTGATTCTGCCAGAAATCTGCGTGGCGGCCTCCCTCGACCAAGTCCCATTGGAGCTGGAAGTTCTGGAAGATACGGACATATGACT GGTGGTTTTCGTGACCATGAATCTCCAAGTTATCCTGCTCTTCCACGGGCTTCTAG TTACTCTGTTATCAATGAGGACAATATCATTTTTGGAGGGAGGCACGATGTTGAG TTTGCTGGGAGGACGAGAGCGAAGTTCCATGATCCATATTTTACTGGACCTGATTTTGGCAGTTCAGAACATGTCAATGTTTCACGATATATGCATCAGATGCACCCATCTTCTACTGGACCAAATAACTATCCTCAAGCAGGAGTCTATCAGAGCTACAACTCCCCGCATGGCGTGTATTCAAATGTTAGTTCTCACATGCCCTATCAGAACTCAAATCCTCCATCAGTTGCCTACCAAAACATCCATACACAGCAAGGTTCATACCAGAACACGAGTGCAGAAGGTTCTTACTATTACTAG
- the LOC140881503 gene encoding LOB domain-containing protein 41-like, translating to MKLKDREMRMMSCNGCRVLRKGCSEDCSIKPCLEWIKCPDSQANATIFLAKFYGRAGLLNLIDAGPPNLRPAIFRSLLYDACGRIVNPIDGSAGLLWSGSWQLCEDAVGAVLRGAPITGHAAETKDRPAFDIRHVNREDQDRFPRSSDLHRVKTRRRFKNSGRRTKQSTVELEGWASDEPEHSAGAEPSADTVECGEMELDLTLGLEPFKRGGAKPTGAVGSAG from the exons ATGAAGTTGAAGGATAGAGAAATGCGAATGATGAGTTGTAATGGATGCCGAGTGCTGCGCAAGGGGTGCAGTGAAGATTGTAGTATAAAGCCGTGCCTGGAGTGGATCAAATGTCCCGACTCGCAAGCCAACGCCACCATCTTTCTCGCCAAGTTCTACGGCCGCGCCGGACTCTTGAACCTCATCGatgccggcccaccaaacctcCGCCCTG CAATTTTCAGGTCTTTGCTGTACGACGCATGCGGCCGGATTGTGAACCCGATAGATGGGTCGGCGGGGCTTCTCTGGTCCGGTAGCTGGCAGCTCTGTGAGGACGCCGTCGGAGCGGTTCTCAGAGGAGCTCCGATTACCGGGCACGCGGCGGAGACGAAAGATCGGCCGGCGTTTGACATAAGGCATGTGAACAGAGAAGATCAAGACCGTTTTCCACGGTCGAGTGATCTGCACAGGGTGAAGACGCGGCGGCGTTTCAAGAATTCCGGCAGGAGGACGAAGCAGAGTACTGTGGAGTTGGAGGGTTGGGCTTCGGATGAGCCGGAGCATTCGGCCGGCGCCGAGCCGAGTGCGGATACGGTTGAGTGCGGTGAAATGGAGCTGGACCTGACTCTGGGCTTGGAACCGTTCAAGCGCGGCGGCGCGAAGCCGACGGGAGCCGTTGGCTCGGCTGGTTGA
- the LOC140881502 gene encoding peroxisomal membrane protein PEX14-like — protein MSNPSDAPPSSTDEKLTNPVSQVVQPTVDHQDAKIAAIRESPPSVFVNSEPIREDQVENAVKFLSHPKVTGSPIMYRRSFLERKGLTKEEIDEAFRRVPDPTSTAATFQPVNTTQDGRINSSSNVHQQTPTQITQPSQILPVGSISATGTPSRFHWSYALFAVGFLAASGFGTIVLFKKAVVPRVKSWICKVVLEGEESQIKKIDTKPSVAEEAAAAAKAAAAAAADAARASQEIMVSKGEENKCFEALINLLNVQVQEMKSMSTVIQKLEIGQSSSVNGRITIEEQADQPVQISARQPYANGKTDIDSRSVKSLSPPPPKQPSVAPHPKSYMEILEMIQRGEKPSNIREINDAPPNPNQPLSNPRLVPKPKPWEGNQAQSSSTNTFLAQERISNSSNYEFINKELNGASTVPWWQQNNVRITEIGEGDGQKVGSSVVPGTEKGIRRSWVPPQPPHVAMAEAAAAIRQQNKPSFQKEQLTDDQLLARSLDMTNETKATTVISESGDFVEANVESSSLSLSEIRTGENGSPLEA, from the exons ATGTCGAATCCATCTGATGCTCCTCCGAGTTCTACAGACGAAAAGCTCACTAACCCag TTTCACAGGTGGTACAACCAACTGTTGATCATCAGGATGCCAAGATAGCAGCTATAAGAGAGAGCCCTCCTTCAGTTTTTGTGAACTCGGAACCAATTCGAGAGGATCAAGTGGAAAATGCTGTGAAATTTCTTTCGCATCCCAAGGTTACGGGATCTCCAATCATGTACAGAAGGTCATTTCTTGAGAGGAAGGGGCTCACAAAGGAGGAAATAGATGAAGCTTTTCGGCGTGTTCCT GATCCAACCTCAACTGCTGCGACTTTTCAGCCCGTTAACACTACTCAAG ATGGCCGGATAAACTCTTCGTCAAACGTTCACCAGCAGACTCCAACACAAATTACACAGCCTTCACAGATTCTACCTGTGGGCAGTATCTCTGCAACAGGAACACCATCTCGATTCCACTGGTCCTATGCTCTCTTTGCTGTAGGCTTTCTGGCTGCTTCAGGTTTTGGGACAATTGTGTTATTCAAG AAGGCAGTCGTTCCCAGAGTGAAGTCTTGGATTTGCAAGGTTGTACTTGAAGGAGAGGAGAGTCAGATAAAGAAAATTGATACAAAACCAAGTGTTGCCGAAGAGGCAGCAGCTGCTGCCAAAGCTGCCGCTGCAGCAGCTGCTGATGCAGCCCGTGCTAGCCAGGAGATAATGGTATCAAAAGGAGAAG AGAATAAATGCTTTGAAGCGCTTATCAATTTGTTAAATGTACAAGTACAGGAGATGAAATCTATGAGTACTGTCATACAGAAGTTAGAAATTG GGCAGAGTAGTAGTGTTAATGGAAGAATAACCATTGAGGAACAAGCTGATCAGCCAGTGCAGATCAGTGCAAGG CAACCTTATGCCAATGGCAAGACAGATATTGATTCACGCTCAG TGAAATCATTGTCACCTCCTCCACCTAAGCAGCCCTCTGTTGCCCCTCATCCTAAGTCGTATATGGAG ATTTTGGAAATGATACAAAGAGGGGAGAAACCATCAAACATCAGG GAGATAAACGACGCACCACCGAATCCGAATCAGCCATTATCCAATCCTCGTTTGGTTCCGAAACCTAAG CCATGGGAAGGAAATCAAGCACAGAGCAGCTCAACAAACACTTTTCTTGCTCAAGAAAGAATCAGTAATAGCTCAAATTACGAGTTTATAAACAAGGAGTTGAATGGAGCCAGTACGGTCCCTTGGTGGCAGCAAAATAATGTCAGAATAACAGAGATCGGAGAAGGAGATGGACAGAAAGTTGGATCGTCTGTTGTTCCAGGTACTGAAAAAGGGATCCGGAGATCGTGGGTACCTCCCCAGCCCCCTCATGTTGCGATGGCCGAAGCAGCTGCAGCCATACGACAGCAAAATAAACCGTCTTTCCAGAAAGAACAACTGACCGACGACCAATTACTGGCTCGTTCTTTGGATATGACTAACGAGACGAAGGCGACTACTGTAATCTCCGAGTCTGGTGATTTTGTGGAGGCCAACGTTGAAAGTTCGAGTTTGAGTTTGAGTGAGATACGAACGGGGGAGAATGGTTCGCCCTTGGAAGCGTGA
- the LOC140885038 gene encoding uncharacterized protein: MNCCEDPMAMGRVVCPKPRRVGPSNLHSSIMPLRFRIRNDVEACDSIPGGELLDLILRKDYKAEQCAALASSPPFFFGSPPCRAANPVVQDSHFGVENRASKCYSPSNPARPSSAHPKVEFEEKRAAVRVEGFDCQGSRVAMA; this comes from the exons ATGAATTGTTGCGAAGATCCGATGGCAATGGGTCGGGTTGTATGCCCCAAGCCCCGCAGGGTCGGGCCATCCAACCTCCATTCCTCCATAATGCCATTGAGATTTCGCATACG TAATGATGTCGAGGCTTGTGATTCGATACCTGGCGGTGAATTGCTGGACCTAATTCTTCGCAAG GATTATAAAGCAGAACAATGCGCTGCTTTAGCGTCATCTCCTCCATTCTTCTTTGGATCGCCTCCATGCAGAGCTGCAAATCCTGTAGTTCAAGATTCTCATTTCGGGGTTGAAAACCGGGCCTCCAAATGCTATTCCCCATCAAATCCAGCTCGTCCTTCATCAGCTCATCCCAAAGTCGAGTTTGAAGAAAAACGAGCTGCCGTAAGAGTGGAAGGTTTTGACTGCCAAGGTTCTCGTGTTGCTATGGCATGA
- the LOC140883243 gene encoding small ribosomal subunit protein eS7 has protein sequence MYTALQKIHKDKDAEPTEFEETVAQALFDLENTNQEIKSDLKDLYINSALQVDVSGGKKAVVVHVPFRLRKAFRKIQPRLVRELEKKFSGKEVVLIATRRILRPPKKGSAVQRPRTRTLTSVHEAMMEDVVYPAEIVGKRIRYRLDGSKIMKVFLDPKSKNDTESKLETFAGVYRKLSGKDVVFEFPVTEA, from the exons ATGTACACTGCATTGCAAAAGATTCACAAGGACAAAGATGCTGAGCCCACAGAGTTTGAGGAGACTGTTGCTCAG GCTCTGTTTGATCTGGAGAATACAAATCAAGAAATAAAGAGTGATTTGAAAGACCTCTACATCAACTCTGCCTT GCAAGTTGATGTTTCTGGTGGGAAGAAGGCTGTTGTGGTCCATGTTCCTTTCCGATTGAGAAAAGCTTTCCGTAAGATCCAACCTAGGTTGGTGAGGGAGCTTGAGAAGAAGTTCAGTGGAAAG GAAGTGGTTCTAATTGCTACCAGAAGAATTTTGCGCCCTCCGAAGAAGGGCTCTGCTGTCCAGAGGCCACGTACACGTACTCTTACATCTGTGCATGAGGCCATGATGGAGGATGTTGTTTATCCTGCTGAGATTGTTGGAAAACGCATCAGATATAGGCTTGATGGATCCAAGATTATGAAG GTCTTTTTGGATCCCAAGTCCAAGAATGACACTGAGAGCAAGTTGGAGACATTTGCTGGAGTATACCGGAAGCTTTCAGGGAAAGACGTTGTCTTCGAATTTCCAGTAACAGAGGCATAA
- the LOC140884812 gene encoding uncharacterized protein, which yields MAALPIANGIATMRRRATITNSDHKTRVPYELKQGQSRHFHKLPSGLNMEFIFQKGFDKNPRSSPLLFVHGSFHAAWCWSEHWLPYFSGNGFDCYALSLLGQGESESPAGAVAGSLQTHAADIADFIEKEIQLPPVLVGHSFGGLIVQYYIAGVENGVIQEKGSSSLSLSGAVLVCSVPPSGNSGLVWRYLFSKPIAAFKVTRSLAAKAFQTSLPLCKETFFSASMDDYLVQRYQMLMTESSRLPLFDLRKLNASLPVPKVKDSSIKILVLGAKDDFIVDAEGLSETGKFYGVSPVCIEGVAHDMMLDCSWVKGAEVILAWLGA from the exons ATGGCGGCCCTCCCCATTGCTAACGGCATTGCCACCATGCGCCGCCGCGCAACCATAACGAACAGCGATCACAAAACACGGGTCCCTTATGAACTGAAGCAGGGCCAGTCCCGCCATTTTCACAAGCTCCCCTCCGGTTTAAACATGGAGTTCATTTTTCAAAAGGGTTTCGATAAGAATCCGCGGAGCTCACCTCTGCTGTTCGTACACGGAAGCTTCCACGCGGCTTGGTGCTGGTCTGAACATTGGCTGCCCTACTTTTCTGGGAATGGGTTTGATTGCTATGCTCTCAGCTTGCTGGGTCAG GGAGAAAGTGAATCTCCAGCTGGTGCTGTAGCAGGTTCTCTCCAG ACTCATGCAGCTGACATTGCTGATTTCATTGAAAAGGAGATTCAATTACCACCAGTGTTGGTAGGGCATTCTTTTGGTGGGCTTATTGTTCAATACTATATTGCTGGTGTAGAAAATGGTGTCATACAAG AAAAGGGATCCTCGTCCTTATCTCTGTCTGGAGCTGTTCTTGTTTGCTCAGTGCCTCCTTCAGGAAATAG TGGGTTGGTTTGGCGTTATTTGTTCTCCAAGCCCATTGCTGCATTTAAG GTGACACGCAGTTTGGCAGCCAAAGCTTTTCAAACATCTCTGCCTCTTTGTAAAGAAACTTTCTTCTCTGCGTCAATGGACGATTACCTTGTCCAACG ATACCAAATGCTTATGACAGAAAGTTCAAGATTGCCATTGTTTGACCTCCGGAAGCTCAATGCATCACTTCCCGTTCCTAAAGTGAAGGATTCGTCTATCAAAATTCTTGTATTGGGAGCAAAAGATGATTTCatagtg GATGCCGAGGGACTCAGTGAAACAGGCAAGTTTTATGGTGTGTCACCGGTTTGCATCGAAGGAGTTGCCCACGACATGATGCTGGATTGTTCGTGggtaaaaggtgcagaagtgaTCCTTGCATGGCTGGGTGCATGA
- the LOC140883219 gene encoding mannose-6-phosphate isomerase 1-like — MAEIEVNTMGVENPRILKLKCSVKNYDWGKLGNESTVARLYASNSGDEQIEDDRAYAEFWMGTHESGPSYALLVQGDGVVTNGDSEGEGGSDGCSLVSLKDWIGKNPSVLGDKVLRKWGANLPFLFKVLSVAKALSIQAHPDKKLAEVLHKQQPGVYKDDNHKPEMALALTEFEALCGFISLEELKSVLHNVPEIIEVVGSAYAEEILQASEQDGEKRLKEILQSLFTGLMSVSDAVVFEVISKLTSRLNLKREVRELTEKEELVLRLEKQYPGDIGVIVSFLFNYVKLNSGEALYLGANEPHAYIAGECVECMATSDNVVRAGLTPKDRDVQTLCSMLTYKQGFPKILSGVPSNPYTMKYSPPFDEFEVDRCIIPRETSIILPPSPGPSIFMVISGDGKMSIESSEEPITEGTVLFTPANAEVNIATISGLHLYRAGVNSRFFDEPAISPSNQQQHEK; from the exons ATGGCTGAAATCGAGGTGAACACCATGGGTGTTGAGAATCCAAGAATCCTCAAACTCAAGTGTTCTGTCAAAAATTATGATTGGGGTAAGCTCGGAAATGAATCGACTGTTGCGCGATTGTATGCCAGCAACAGTGGGGACGAGCAGATTGAGGATGATCGTGCGTATGCTGAGTTTTGGATGGGAACCCACGAGTCCGGGCCTTCGTACGCCTTATTGGTACAAGGGGATGGAGTGGTTACTAATGGTGATTCGGAGGGAGAAGGTGGAAGTGATGGTTGCAGTTTAGTGAGTTTGAAGGATTGGATTGGCAAAAACCCTAGTGTGCTGggggataaggtcttgcggaagtGGGGGGCTAATCTGCCTTTTCTTTTTAAG GTACTTTCAGTGGCAAAGGCACTATCAATACAGGCTCATCCAGATAAGAAGCTCGCTGAAGTCCTGCATAAACAACAGCCAGGAGTGTACAAGGATGATAATCATAAACCCGAGATGGCTTTGGCTTTGACCGAGTTCGAGGCTTTGTGCGGGTTTATCAGTCTTGAG GAACTTAAGAGTGTTCTTCACAATGTACCAGAAATTATTGAAGTGGTAGGCAGTGCATATGCAGAGGAAATATTGCAAGCAAGTGAACAAGATGGAGAGAAAAGGTTAAAAGAAATCTTGCAATCCCTGTTTACTGGACTTATGTCGGTCAGCGATGCTGTGGTATTTGAAGTAATATCGAAGTTGACAAGTCGACTGAATTTGAAACGGGAG GTGAGGGAGCTAACAGAGAAGGAGGAGCTAGTCTTACGGCTTGAGAAGCAATATCCTGGAGACATAGGTGTCATAGTCTCCTTCTTGTTTAATTATGTGAAACTTAATTCTGGTGAAGCCCTATACTTGGGAGCTAATGAACCTCATGCATACATCGCTGGTGAATGTGTCGAGTGCATGGCAACATCAGACAATGTTGTTCGTGCTGGCCTTACGCCCAAGGACCGAGATGTCCAAACTCTGTGTTCCATGCTCACATACAAACAG ggttttccaaaaattctatCAGGGGTCCCTTCAAATCCTTATACCATGAAATATAGTCCTCCTTTTGATGAATTTGAGGTCGATAGATGCATTATTCCTCGAGAAACTTCAATCATCCTTCCTCCCTCCCCCGGTCCTTCCATTTTCATGGTAATTTCAGGTGACGGAAAAATGTCCATTGAATCATCCGAAGAACCAATCACCGAAGGTACTGTGCTGTTTACACCTGCAAACGCGGAGGTCAACATAGCAACTATTTCCGGTTTGCATTTATATCGAGCAGGAGTCAACAGTAGGTTTTTTGATGAACCGGCTATTTCTCCCTCAAACCAGCAGCAACATGAGAAGTAA